One genomic region from Paracoccus pantotrophus encodes:
- a CDS encoding ABC transporter permease: MMSFIRKRAFASLISLILLVVAVFFLSRLTGDPAALYLPSEASEEMRRQFREIHGLNDPLLVQFGRYVWDLLHLDFGDSVRRARPAFEVVSEAFLWTLQLAVITMTLVTGAAIVVGSLAAFRVGGFFDRIASLTSLIGASAPDFWVAIVAIVVFSVGLGWLPTSGTGSLWHWILPIGVLFIRPFGLIVQVVRGSMINALSSAYVKTARAKGVRTRPIIFVHALRNAMLPVITVIGDQAAALLNGAVVIETIFGFPGVGKLMIDSILQRDFNVVLAAIMVTAIAIFIMNLLIDLAYALLDPRIRY; this comes from the coding sequence ATGATGAGTTTCATACGCAAACGCGCCTTCGCCAGCCTGATCTCGCTGATCCTGCTGGTCGTCGCCGTTTTCTTCCTGTCGCGGCTGACGGGCGATCCGGCGGCGCTCTACCTGCCCTCGGAAGCCTCCGAGGAGATGCGCCGGCAGTTCCGCGAGATACACGGGCTGAACGATCCGCTGCTGGTGCAGTTCGGTCGCTATGTCTGGGACCTGCTGCATCTGGATTTCGGCGATTCCGTGCGCCGCGCGCGCCCGGCCTTCGAGGTGGTCAGCGAGGCCTTCCTGTGGACGCTGCAACTGGCCGTCATCACCATGACGCTGGTGACGGGGGCGGCCATCGTCGTCGGCTCTCTGGCGGCGTTCCGGGTGGGCGGGTTCTTCGACCGCATCGCCTCGCTGACCTCGCTGATCGGGGCCTCGGCGCCGGATTTCTGGGTGGCCATCGTCGCCATCGTGGTCTTTTCCGTGGGGCTGGGCTGGCTGCCGACCTCGGGGACGGGCAGCCTCTGGCACTGGATTCTGCCCATCGGGGTGCTGTTCATCCGCCCCTTCGGGCTGATCGTGCAGGTGGTGCGCGGCTCGATGATCAACGCGCTGTCCTCGGCCTATGTGAAGACCGCGCGGGCCAAGGGCGTGAGGACGCGCCCGATCATCTTCGTCCACGCGCTGCGCAACGCCATGCTGCCGGTCATCACCGTGATCGGCGATCAGGCGGCGGCGCTGCTGAACGGCGCGGTGGTGATCGAGACGATCTTCGGCTTTCCCGGCGTCGGCAAGCTGATGATCGATTCCATCCTGCAACGCGATTTCAACGTCGTGCTGGCGGCGATCATGGTCACCGCCATCGCCATCTTCATCATGAACCTGCTGATCGACCTGGCTTATGCGCTGCTCGATCCGCGCATCCGGTATTGA
- a CDS encoding ABC transporter substrate-binding protein yields the protein MIKRSLIWGTLAVATMLTPAFAQDSTVRIVLNEEVDLLEPCMSTRSNIGRVTLQNINETLAFLDLREGGGLQPKLAESWEQLEDGSWRFHLRQGVTFSDGTGFDARDVKHSFDRAMDPSITCEVPRYFGGMTIEAEVVDDHTIDFKADPQQPILPLLLTLISIVPEETPIEFVREPIGTGPYTLTEWTPGQRIVLSQRDDYWGEMPAVTGATYLFRADPAVRAAMVATGEADISPSIAALDATNPATDFSYLDSETVYGRLDHSVAPFDDLRVRKALNLAIDREAFIGTLVPEGALLASAVYPPPTLGWNESVEVWPYDPEEAARLLEEAKADGVAVDTPITLIGRTANFPNNVEILEAVQQMLQEAGFTVELQFYEVAEFEKLYSKPYPEGRGPMVVVAMHDNSRGDPSFSMYFKYASDGRQSGISDPKVDDLINRAQAATGDEREALWKELHAYLHDEVVADLLLFHMVGFSRVNERLDWKPTMATNSQLPLADIAFK from the coding sequence ATGATCAAAAGATCCTTGATATGGGGGACGCTTGCCGTCGCGACGATGCTGACCCCGGCTTTCGCGCAGGACAGCACCGTCCGCATCGTGCTGAACGAGGAGGTGGACCTGCTGGAGCCCTGCATGTCCACGCGCTCGAATATCGGGCGGGTGACGCTTCAGAACATCAACGAGACGCTGGCCTTCCTGGACCTGCGCGAGGGCGGTGGGTTGCAGCCGAAGCTGGCCGAAAGCTGGGAACAGCTGGAGGACGGTTCCTGGCGCTTCCACCTGCGGCAGGGCGTGACCTTTTCCGATGGGACGGGTTTCGACGCGCGTGACGTGAAGCATTCCTTCGACCGGGCGATGGACCCCTCGATCACCTGCGAGGTGCCGCGCTATTTCGGCGGCATGACCATCGAGGCCGAGGTGGTGGACGACCATACCATCGACTTCAAGGCCGATCCCCAGCAGCCGATCCTGCCCCTGCTGCTGACCCTGATCTCGATCGTGCCCGAGGAAACGCCGATCGAATTCGTGCGCGAGCCCATCGGCACCGGCCCCTATACCCTGACCGAATGGACGCCGGGCCAGCGCATCGTGCTGAGCCAGCGCGACGATTACTGGGGCGAGATGCCCGCGGTGACCGGGGCGACCTATCTGTTCCGGGCCGATCCTGCGGTTCGCGCGGCGATGGTGGCGACGGGCGAGGCCGACATTTCGCCCTCGATCGCGGCGCTGGACGCGACCAATCCGGCGACCGATTTTTCCTATCTGGACAGCGAGACGGTCTATGGCCGGCTGGATCACTCGGTCGCGCCCTTCGACGACCTGCGGGTGCGCAAGGCGCTGAACCTGGCCATCGACCGCGAGGCCTTCATCGGCACGCTGGTCCCCGAGGGCGCGCTGCTGGCCAGCGCCGTCTATCCGCCCCCCACGCTTGGCTGGAACGAGAGCGTCGAGGTCTGGCCCTACGACCCCGAGGAGGCCGCGCGCCTGCTGGAGGAAGCCAAGGCCGACGGCGTCGCCGTCGATACGCCGATCACTCTGATCGGCCGCACCGCGAATTTCCCCAACAACGTGGAAATCCTGGAGGCGGTCCAGCAGATGCTGCAAGAGGCGGGCTTCACCGTCGAGCTGCAATTCTACGAAGTGGCCGAGTTCGAGAAGCTTTACTCCAAGCCTTACCCGGAAGGCCGCGGGCCGATGGTGGTCGTCGCCATGCATGACAACTCGCGCGGCGATCCGTCCTTCTCGATGTATTTCAAATATGCCTCGGACGGGCGGCAGTCGGGGATCAGCGATCCCAAGGTCGACGATCTGATCAACCGCGCGCAGGCCGCGACCGGGGACGAGCGCGAGGCGCTGTGGAAGGAGCTTCACGCCTATCTGCACGACGAGGTGGTGGCCGACCTGCTGCTGTTCCACATGGTCGGCTTCAGCCGCGTGAACGAGCGCCTGGACTGGAAGCCGACGATGGCGACGAATTCGCAGCTTCCGCTGGCGGATATCGCCTTCAAGTGA
- a CDS encoding DMT family transporter, whose amino-acid sequence MAWTVARGGTAMLAVGLAAMGAALSAVDAAIVRQLDGGVHPMMIAFTRALFGALAVLPMAVMRPSVLESAYPLRQHLIRAALKLVALVAFFAAFAQGPLTDVTAIAFTSPIFVVLGASLMLGERLGGLKILAVATGFCGAFLVAGPAGAGLTPAIGFALIGAVVQAVIQLMLKSMSSGDRTATLVIWNLLLTVPLAFLLALPFLTMPSAGQLGLLALQGVLGAGCMALMTHAFSLADASIVAPVDFLRLPLVAVLGYLLFSEVAKPSVWIGGVLICLAALIASRASRRARAVE is encoded by the coding sequence ATGGCCTGGACGGTTGCACGAGGCGGGACAGCGATGCTGGCGGTCGGGCTGGCGGCGATGGGTGCCGCGCTTTCTGCCGTCGATGCCGCCATCGTGCGGCAGCTGGACGGCGGCGTTCATCCGATGATGATTGCCTTCACCCGCGCCCTGTTCGGCGCGCTGGCGGTTCTGCCGATGGCGGTGATGCGGCCCTCGGTGCTGGAATCGGCCTATCCGCTGCGCCAGCATCTGATCCGTGCGGCGCTGAAGCTGGTCGCACTGGTCGCATTCTTTGCCGCCTTCGCGCAGGGACCGCTGACGGATGTGACGGCCATCGCCTTCACCTCGCCGATCTTCGTGGTGCTTGGCGCATCGCTGATGCTGGGCGAAAGGCTGGGCGGGTTGAAGATCCTGGCCGTCGCCACCGGCTTTTGCGGGGCGTTCCTGGTGGCCGGACCGGCCGGTGCCGGCCTGACGCCGGCGATCGGCTTCGCGCTGATCGGGGCCGTGGTGCAGGCGGTGATCCAGCTGATGCTGAAAAGCATGTCCTCGGGCGACCGGACGGCGACGCTGGTGATCTGGAACCTGCTGCTGACCGTCCCGCTGGCCTTCCTGCTGGCGCTGCCATTCCTGACCATGCCGAGCGCCGGACAGCTGGGCCTGCTGGCATTGCAAGGCGTTCTGGGCGCAGGCTGCATGGCGCTGATGACCCATGCCTTCAGCCTGGCCGATGCGTCCATCGTCGCGCCGGTCGATTTCCTGCGGCTGCCGCTGGTCGCCGTGCTGGGCTATCTGCTGTTTTCGGAAGTGGCGAAGCCCTCGGTCTGGATCGGCGGCGTGCTGATCTGCCTTGCGGCCCTGATCGCGTCCCGCGCCTCGCGCCGCGCAAGAGCCGTCGAATGA